A window of Gemmatimonadota bacterium contains these coding sequences:
- a CDS encoding pre-peptidase C-terminal domain-containing protein, whose product MNLRSAARLAALVLSVGAMACADNEYTTTDLSTQLVVTPLFRGVKAGDPPVQFTATIGGDPAAVTWESSDPTVATVSPSGLVTPSATNDGFAAIRATLTANPAKKRDASFTVSPLFVLLSSGVGRSGIAGNVGDTLYYRINVPAGRDSLKIVMSGGTGDLDMYVRYNAVPAYGGANWVCRPFNAGNNETCVMATPAAGFWYVWLDVYENASGASLTATVYP is encoded by the coding sequence ATGAATCTGCGTTCCGCGGCGCGACTGGCGGCGCTCGTGCTCTCGGTCGGTGCGATGGCTTGCGCCGACAATGAGTACACGACGACCGACCTCAGTACCCAACTGGTGGTGACCCCGTTGTTCAGGGGCGTGAAGGCGGGAGATCCGCCGGTGCAGTTCACCGCGACCATCGGCGGCGACCCGGCCGCGGTCACGTGGGAGAGCAGCGATCCGACGGTCGCCACCGTCTCGCCGAGCGGCCTCGTGACCCCGAGCGCGACCAACGACGGCTTCGCCGCGATCCGCGCGACGCTGACGGCCAACCCCGCGAAGAAGCGTGATGCCAGCTTCACCGTCAGTCCGCTCTTCGTCCTGCTCTCGAGTGGCGTCGGTCGGTCTGGCATCGCCGGCAACGTCGGTGATACGCTCTACTATCGCATCAACGTCCCGGCCGGCCGCGACAGCCTGAAGATCGTGATGTCGGGCGGCACGGGCGACCTCGACATGTACGTGCGCTACAACGCCGTGCCGGCGTACGGTGGCGCGAACTGGGTCTGCCGTCCCTTCAACGCGGGCAACAACGAGACCTGCGTGATGGCGACGCCGGCGGCCGGGTTCTGGTACGTCTGGCTCGACGTCTACGAGAACGCCTCTGGCGCCTCCCTGACGGCGACGGTGTACCCGTGA